The window AAAAAGCCCGAAGTATATCCAGAGTTTCATGCTCGCAAACCAGTCCGGCCGTCCAAAGAGAACGAGGAGGAAGATTGTCGGAACTATCAGAAGCGAAATGGGATGGATACCGTTTCCCAACCCTATGATATACGCTGCGAGGAACAGATACTTAAGCGCCCCCGGATCTTTCTTACGCTCATCCCAGCCCAGAGTGAGCCAGACCGCCAGCATGGAGATGAACAGAGAAGGCATGTAGGTTTCGGTTTCGATGGCATTGTTCCAGAACTCATCGGCAAAAGCTGTCAGGAATGCGGTAACCGCCGCGCTGAACAGGACAATGGCGGTTTCAAACCTGTTCCCGGAGGAAGGTTTGAATTTCCGGATGAGCCTTACCATGATGAGGTAGGCAAGCATGGCGGTCAATGCGCCGAGGAGCACATCGATGAGATTGATCCGGTAAGCAATTTCAGAAAATCCCGTCCCTCTAAAATCATAGAAGGGAATGAGGGACATCACTTTCCCTATGAGGGAAAGCAGGGGAGATCCGGGTGGATGGGGAGTGCCCATAATAAATGAACAGGTGATGAATTCCCCGCAGTCCCAGAAAGAGATGGTGGGGGCTACTGTTTTGAGGTAAATACAGAAAGTGACAATAAAAACACCGGCAGCAACAATTTTATTTATTTTCCCCTCGGTCAAAAAAAATCTCCCTTCGCACAAAAGAACGCAGCTCGCTGAATCCCTGAGTCATTCAAGATGAATATACCGTTAATTACTACAATCATGCAATATTATTTTGCCACTAATTCTTCACTCAAACGTCTGAAAATATGATTTTGTTTCAACAATCGTTGCATTCTTTCGATTTTGAGATTAGTTTACTTATTGAATAGATGCCGAAACAAGTTCGGCATGACACGTGTCATCCTGAACTCGTTTCAGGATCTGAACAATACGATTAGAGGTAAAACTCGTTGATAAGTTTATTGAAGCTCATTCTTCTCTGGTGGATCATCTCAGTTGTGGTAAGATGGTATCGCCGGATGCAGGCCGAACGGGCCGGCCGTCAGGAAGTACCGCCGCAAGACGACCACCCGGGAACGAGTGACCGGGTATATTCGGGAAAAATCGAAGACGCTGAATTTGAGGACATTGATGAACGGAACAGAAATTCTTCGTGAAGTACGGGTAATTGTTCTGGCCGGGGAGGAATTTCAGCGACTGGAGAGGCTCTCTGCGCTGATCGAAGAAACGGTGGACAAGGCGACCCGTGATTTCAATTATGACAGCCTGTGGCCGGAGGATTTTAAAAAAAATCGGGGTCCCCGCAAGTCCGAGGACTTGTGGGGTGATAATGAGGATTCCAAGAGGGATAACGGAGTAGGCAGATTCTCTTCACTTCTTCAAACATATCCGATGATGGCTGAACGAAGGGTAATTGTTTTTAGGTTTTTTGATGATCTCCATCCGGAAATCCGCAAGAAAATATGCGCGCTTCTCCAGAGAACGCCGGAAACTACCCTGGTAATTCTTGAAGGAGAAAAAATTTCTCTTTCCCCCAAACCCTCAAGCGTTAGCTACCGTGAGGAAACATTCAAACAGATATATGACAATAAACTACCCGACTGGATTCGTAAACAGTTTGCCAAACGCGGGAAGAAAATCACTGAGGATGCTATTGCCCTCATGATTAATAATGTAGGCAGTGTTCTTGGCGAACTGAATAAAGAAATAGAAAAGGTTGTAGTTGCAGTCGAGGACAAAAATCCGGTGACTGTAACGGATGTGGAAAAGATTGTGGGGACGTTCAGGAGATATACCACGTATGCCCTCTGCAACGCGGTTGGCGCCGGTGATTTTGGCGAAGCGGCTCATGTTCTCACGAACCTTATGGAAACGGAGAAGAACAAGGAAACATGGTACATTACTCTTCTCGCTTCTCACCTCATGAAAATTGCCGAATACAATGCTCAGATAAAAGCCGGAACGCCTCCTGGACAAGCTATGAAGGTGCTCACAGCAAGCGAATTTCTCTGGAAAACAAATAAGTATGGCATACAGGTCAAAAATTTTGGCTGGCAGGAAGTACGCCGCGCCCTCATCCGGCTGGCCGATACGGATTCGTCTCTCAAGAAGAGCAGTCTGGATCACCGGCTGATCATGGAACTTATGCTTCCGTTCATCATGCCAGGTCATAAAATTACTTTGTGAAGGGAGACAGTTGATCATGGCTAAACCGATCGAGGTCACCGACCAGACATTCCAGGCGCTGGTTATAGATAGTTCACTCCCGGTCATCGTGGATTTCTGGGCCACATGGTGCCCGCCGTGCCGGATGATTGCGCCGTTGCTCGAACAGATTGCGGATGAGTATGAGGGCAAAGCGGCGGTCTGCAAAGTAGATGTGGATCACAACCATGTCCTCGCGCAGAAGTACAATGTTCGGAGCATCCCCACGATCCTCTATTTCAAGAACGGCCAGATCAAAGATCAGGTGGTGGGC is drawn from Candidatus Latescibacter sp. and contains these coding sequences:
- the trxA gene encoding thioredoxin — protein: MAKPIEVTDQTFQALVIDSSLPVIVDFWATWCPPCRMIAPLLEQIADEYEGKAAVCKVDVDHNHVLAQKYNVRSIPTILYFKNGQIKDQVVGALPKEQLVARLTVLL
- the holA gene encoding DNA polymerase III subunit delta translates to MNGTEILREVRVIVLAGEEFQRLERLSALIEETVDKATRDFNYDSLWPEDFKKNRGPRKSEDLWGDNEDSKRDNGVGRFSSLLQTYPMMAERRVIVFRFFDDLHPEIRKKICALLQRTPETTLVILEGEKISLSPKPSSVSYREETFKQIYDNKLPDWIRKQFAKRGKKITEDAIALMINNVGSVLGELNKEIEKVVVAVEDKNPVTVTDVEKIVGTFRRYTTYALCNAVGAGDFGEAAHVLTNLMETEKNKETWYITLLASHLMKIAEYNAQIKAGTPPGQAMKVLTASEFLWKTNKYGIQVKNFGWQEVRRALIRLADTDSSLKKSSLDHRLIMELMLPFIMPGHKITL